Proteins encoded within one genomic window of Hevea brasiliensis isolate MT/VB/25A 57/8 chromosome 8, ASM3005281v1, whole genome shotgun sequence:
- the LOC110645546 gene encoding SNF2 domain-containing protein CLASSY 1 isoform X1, translated as MKRKHLHESKHPFNTHPFEALNNGKWQDVELIEIKYGVMTIHFTDNHHVIEEKGPVSNIRVKSRQAMISDCTWFLRPGIDVCVLPSPQNEENSVVWADAKINSIERKPHESRCECQFFVKRYVNQGPLGSEKATLSKDIEVVGIDQICILQKLQKNPCEGQFYRWDFSEDCSCVQRTKLFIGKFSSDISWLVVASVLKEITFDVRAVQNKIVYQILGCDDDCSSIKYNNHLNSVNFNVDNDILTPIVLQFAPDDASEPGPALDMHKADSDETSPVYNVMNLRRSKRRNVQPDRFLGCDVPSEEEVGWVRTRPYTPEKWKKDEVFLPLSILFCPNASSSAQRTEGEMGVSSALESLDDIPVSRFKTKSRMVKSSMVKQREQQTELAIVPVPSESDPVAFEQFECPAKTSKNYLQETNVIPFGYHSTKGSIAVRSKNSFEIEDMVFERRRKGRPPINRVQIGRYRPIYSRRDNSGEPLTYKRTTLSAGAYDKLIKSYMKNIDSTIMSKEEPHIIDQWEEFKARSRTVQSEKIKPSATEDEEENPETEMLWREMELSLASAYLLEENEDSQVRIPTEILQKSTEYCQHEFKLDEEIGILCHICGFVSTEVKYITAPFVENVGWTAEIKPFNEQDSVLNQGEGDLNLFSNCVSNEDMSFSEENNNNVWALIPDLRMKLHLHQKKAFEFLWKNIAGSLIPARMEKGSKKIGGCVVSHTPGAGKTFLIIAFLTSYLKLFPGNRPLVLAPKTTLYTWYKEFIKWQIPIPVHLIHGRRTYRVFRQNTVTFRGGPKPSQDVRHVLDCLEKIQKWHAQPSVLVMGYTSFLTLMREDSNFAHRKYMAKVLRESPGLLVLDEGHNPRSTKSRLRKVLMKVHTDLRILLSGTLFQNNFCEYFNTLCLARPKFIREVLKELDPKFKRKKKGEEKARHLLESRARKFFLDNIARKIDSNVSEERMQGINMLRNITSGFIDAYEGGASDGLPGLQIYTILMNSTDIQHEILVKLHRIMAAYPGYPLELELLITLASIHPWLVKTSNCVNKFFNWAEMVQIEKLKFDFKKGSKVMFVLNLVYRIVKKEKVLIFCHNIAPINLFVELFENVFRWQKGREIMVLTGDLELFERGRVIDKFEEPVGPSRVLLASITACAEGISLTAASRVILLDSEWNPSKTKQAIARAFRPGQQKVVYVYQLLATGTLEEDKYSRTTWKEWVSSMIFSEAFVEGPSRWQAEKIEDDVLRDMVEEDRVKSFHMIMKNEKASTG; from the exons ATGAAGAGAAAGCACTTACACGAATCCAAGCATCCATTTAATACACACC CTTTTGAGGCCTTGAACAATGGTAAATGGCAGGATGTGGAGCTCATAGAGATTAAATATGGGGTTATGACCATTCATTTTACTGATAATCATCATGTGATTGAAGAGAAGGGTCCTGTCTCAAACATTCGTGTAAAGTCAAGGCAAGCAATGATATCTGATTGCACCTGGTTTTTGAGGCCTGGTATTGATGTTTGTGTgcttccatctcctcaaaatgaagaaaattcagTG GTGTGGGCTGATGCTAAAATAAATTCTATAGAAAGGAAGCCTCATGAATCTCGATGTGAATGCCAGTTTTTTGTTAAACGCTATGTTAACCAAGGTCCTCTTGGATCAGAGAAAGCAACACTTAGCAAAGATATTGAAGTAGTAGGAATAGACCAAATTTGCATCCTTCAAAAGCTTCAGAAAAATCCTTGTGAAGGTCAGTTCTACCGTTGGGATTTCTCTGAAGATTGTTCTTGTGTGCAAAGAACTAAATTGTTTATAGGGAAGTTTTCCTCTGACATAAGTTGGCTAGTAGTGGCATCTGTTTTGAAGGAAATTACATTTGATGTGAGAGCAGTTCAAAACAAAATTGTCTATCAAATTTTGGGCTGTGATGATGATTGCAGctcaataaaatataataatcatTTGAATTCTGTAAATTTCAATGTAGATAATGATATTTTAACACCAATTGTGCTGCAATTCGCTCCTGATGATGCTAGTGAGCCTGGTCCTGCTCTTGACATGCATAAGGCTGATTCAGATGAAACATCACCAGTTTATAATGTTATGAACTTGCGGCGATCCAAGCGTCGAAATGTCCAACCTGATAGATTCCTTGGCTGTGATGTTCCTTCCGAAGAAGAAGTTGGCTGGGTTCGAACCAGGCCGTACACGCCAGAAAAATGGAAGAAAGATGAAGTGTTCTTGCCACTGTCAATTCTGTTTTGTCCAAATGCAAGTTCTTCTGCACAGCGAACTGAGGGAGAAATGGGAGTTTCTTCTGCATTAGAATCTCTGGATGACATTCCTGTTTCCAGATTCAAGACTAAATCAAGAATGGTTAAATCCAGTATGGTTAAGCAAAGGGAACAACAAACTGAACTTGCTATTGTTCCTGTGCCCAGTGAAAGTGATCCAGTAGCCTTTGAACAATTTGAGTGCCCTGCCAAGACTTCTAAAAACTATTTGCAAGAGACCAATGTGATCCCATTTGGTTATCATAGCACAAAAGGTTCCATTGCTGTACGAAGCAAGAATTCTTTTGAAATAGAAGATATGGTGTTTGAAAGAAGACGGAAAGGAAGACCACCTATTAACAGAGTTCAAATTGGGAGGTATCGTCCTATATATTCAAGAAGGGATAATTCTGGTGAGCCGCTGACATATAAGAGGACAACCTTAAGTGCAGGTGCATACGATAAACTCATCAAATCTTATATGAAGAATATTGATTCAACAATTATGTCTAAAGAGGAACCACATATCATTGATCAGTGGGAAGAATTTAAAGCGAGAAGTCGCACAGTCCAAAGTGAGAAAATAAAGCCATCAGCAACTGAGGATGAGGAAGAAAACCCTGAAACTGAAATGCTGTGGAGAGAAATGGAACTCTCTTTGGCATCAGCTTATCTTCTTGAAGAGAATGAG GATTCTCAGGTTCGAATTCCCACCGAGATCTTGCAAAAATCAACTGAATATTGCCAGCATGAATTCAAACTGGATGAAGAAATTGGGATTTTATGTCATATATGTGGCTTTGTGAGCACTGAAGTAAAATACATTACAGCACCATTT GTTGAAAATGTAGGCTGGACTGCAGAAATTAAGCCATTCAATGAACAAGATTCAGTGCTGAATCAAGGTGAAGGAGACTTAAATCTTTTTAGCAATTGTGTTTCCAATGAAGACATGTCTTTCTcagaagaaaataataataatgtctGGGCTTTAATACCTGATCTTAGAATGAAGTTGCACTTGCACCAGAAAAAAGCTTTTGAGTTCTTGTGGAAAAATATTGCTGGGTCCTTAATTCCAGCACGTATGGAGAAAGGATCCAAGAAGATAGGTGGTTGTGTTGTCTCTCATACTCCAGGAGCTGGAAAAACTTTTCTCATTATTGCATTCCTAACTAGTTACTTGAAGTTGTTTCCAGGAAATCGGCCTTTGGTCCTTGCTCCCAAGACAACACTCTATACTTGGTACAAGGAATTTATTAAGTGGCAAATTCCTATCCCAGTTCATCTAATCCATGGCCGCAGAACATATCGAGTGTTCAGGCAGAACACAGTAACATTTCGAGGAGGTCCAAAACCCAGTCAAGATGTCAGGCATGTTTTGGATTGCTTGGAGAAAATTCAAAAGTGGCATGCGCAACCAAGTGTTCTTGTCATGGGTTATACCTCATTTCTGACACTAATGCGAGAAGATTCAAATTTCGCTCACAGAAAATATATGGCTAAAGTGTTGCGTGAAAGTCCAGGACTCTTAGTACTAGATGAAGGGCACAACCCCAGGAGTACAAAATCAAGGTTAAGAAAGGTTTTGATGAAAGTCCACACTGATCTCAGGATATTGCTTTCAGGTACTTTGTTTCAGAATAATTTCTGTGAATATTTCAATACCCTTTGCCTGGCAAGACCAAAGTTCATAAGAGAAGTTTTGAAGGAATTAGACCCAAAGTTcaagagaaaaaagaaaggagAGGAGAAAGCAAGACATTTGTTAGAATCCCGAGCCAGAAAATTCTTCCTGGATAACATTGCAAGGAAAATTGATTCGAATGTAAGTGAAGAAAGAATGCAGGGTATAAATATGCTGAGAAACATCACAAGTGGTTTTATCGATGCGTATGAAGGTGGAGCTTCTGATGGACTTCCAGGTTTACAGATATACACTATATTGATGAATTCAACAGATATACAACATGAGATTTTGGTGAAACTCCACAGGATTATGGCTGCATACCCTGGATATCCACTGGAATTAGAGCTTTTGAtaactcttgcatcaatacatccTTGGCTGGTCAAAACTTCTAATTGTGTTAACAAATTCTTTAATTGGGCGGAAATGGTGCAGATTGAGAAGCTGAAGTTTGATTTCAAAAAGGGGTCCAAAGTGATGTTTGTCTTGAATCTTGTGTATCGTATAGTCAAGAAGGAGAAGGTTCTGATATTTTGCCATAACATTGCACCCATAAATTTATTTGTTGAATTGTTTGAGAACGTCTTTAGGTGGCAGAAGGGTAGAGAAATTATGGTCCTGACAGGGGACCTGGAGCTGTTTGAACGAGGAAGAGTGATTGATAAGTTTGAGGAACCCGTTGGTCCTTCAAGGGTGCTTCTCGCATCAATTACAGCTTGTGCTGAAGGCATTAGCCTGACAGCAGCTTCACGGGTAATTCTATTGGACTCAGAGTGGAATCCTTCCAAGACAAAGCAGGCTATTGCAAGGGCCTTCAGGCCAGGTCAACAAAAGGTGGTCTATGTGTATCAGCTCCTGGCAACTGGTACTCTTGAAGAGGACAAATATAGTAGAACAACATGGAAAGAGTGGGTGTCTAGTATGATATTCAGCGAGGCATTTGTGGAGGGACCTTCTCGCTGGCAAGCGGAAAAGATTGAAGACGATGTCTTAAGAGACATGGTGGAGGAGGACCGAGTTAAGTCATTCCATATGATAATGAAGAATGAGAAGGCTTCAACAGGATGA
- the LOC110645546 gene encoding SNF2 domain-containing protein CLASSY 1 isoform X3, which yields MKRKHLHESKHPFNTHPFEALNNGKWQDVELIEIKYGVMTIHFTDNHHVIEEKGPVSNIRVKSRQAMISDCTWFLRPGIDVCVLPSPQNEENSVVWADAKINSIERKPHESRCECQFFVKRYVNQGPLGSEKATLSKDIEVVGIDQICILQKLQKNPCEDNDILTPIVLQFAPDDASEPGPALDMHKADSDETSPVYNVMNLRRSKRRNVQPDRFLGCDVPSEEEVGWVRTRPYTPEKWKKDEVFLPLSILFCPNASSSAQRTEGEMGVSSALESLDDIPVSRFKTKSRMVKSSMVKQREQQTELAIVPVPSESDPVAFEQFECPAKTSKNYLQETNVIPFGYHSTKGSIAVRSKNSFEIEDMVFERRRKGRPPINRVQIGRYRPIYSRRDNSGEPLTYKRTTLSAGAYDKLIKSYMKNIDSTIMSKEEPHIIDQWEEFKARSRTVQSEKIKPSATEDEEENPETEMLWREMELSLASAYLLEENEDSQVRIPTEILQKSTEYCQHEFKLDEEIGILCHICGFVSTEVKYITAPFVENVGWTAEIKPFNEQDSVLNQGEGDLNLFSNCVSNEDMSFSEENNNNVWALIPDLRMKLHLHQKKAFEFLWKNIAGSLIPARMEKGSKKIGGCVVSHTPGAGKTFLIIAFLTSYLKLFPGNRPLVLAPKTTLYTWYKEFIKWQIPIPVHLIHGRRTYRVFRQNTVTFRGGPKPSQDVRHVLDCLEKIQKWHAQPSVLVMGYTSFLTLMREDSNFAHRKYMAKVLRESPGLLVLDEGHNPRSTKSRLRKVLMKVHTDLRILLSGTLFQNNFCEYFNTLCLARPKFIREVLKELDPKFKRKKKGEEKARHLLESRARKFFLDNIARKIDSNVSEERMQGINMLRNITSGFIDAYEGGASDGLPGLQIYTILMNSTDIQHEILVKLHRIMAAYPGYPLELELLITLASIHPWLVKTSNCVNKFFNWAEMVQIEKLKFDFKKGSKVMFVLNLVYRIVKKEKVLIFCHNIAPINLFVELFENVFRWQKGREIMVLTGDLELFERGRVIDKFEEPVGPSRVLLASITACAEGISLTAASRVILLDSEWNPSKTKQAIARAFRPGQQKVVYVYQLLATGTLEEDKYSRTTWKEWVSSMIFSEAFVEGPSRWQAEKIEDDVLRDMVEEDRVKSFHMIMKNEKASTG from the exons ATGAAGAGAAAGCACTTACACGAATCCAAGCATCCATTTAATACACACC CTTTTGAGGCCTTGAACAATGGTAAATGGCAGGATGTGGAGCTCATAGAGATTAAATATGGGGTTATGACCATTCATTTTACTGATAATCATCATGTGATTGAAGAGAAGGGTCCTGTCTCAAACATTCGTGTAAAGTCAAGGCAAGCAATGATATCTGATTGCACCTGGTTTTTGAGGCCTGGTATTGATGTTTGTGTgcttccatctcctcaaaatgaagaaaattcagTG GTGTGGGCTGATGCTAAAATAAATTCTATAGAAAGGAAGCCTCATGAATCTCGATGTGAATGCCAGTTTTTTGTTAAACGCTATGTTAACCAAGGTCCTCTTGGATCAGAGAAAGCAACACTTAGCAAAGATATTGAAGTAGTAGGAATAGACCAAATTTGCATCCTTCAAAAGCTTCAGAAAAATCCTTGTGAAG ATAATGATATTTTAACACCAATTGTGCTGCAATTCGCTCCTGATGATGCTAGTGAGCCTGGTCCTGCTCTTGACATGCATAAGGCTGATTCAGATGAAACATCACCAGTTTATAATGTTATGAACTTGCGGCGATCCAAGCGTCGAAATGTCCAACCTGATAGATTCCTTGGCTGTGATGTTCCTTCCGAAGAAGAAGTTGGCTGGGTTCGAACCAGGCCGTACACGCCAGAAAAATGGAAGAAAGATGAAGTGTTCTTGCCACTGTCAATTCTGTTTTGTCCAAATGCAAGTTCTTCTGCACAGCGAACTGAGGGAGAAATGGGAGTTTCTTCTGCATTAGAATCTCTGGATGACATTCCTGTTTCCAGATTCAAGACTAAATCAAGAATGGTTAAATCCAGTATGGTTAAGCAAAGGGAACAACAAACTGAACTTGCTATTGTTCCTGTGCCCAGTGAAAGTGATCCAGTAGCCTTTGAACAATTTGAGTGCCCTGCCAAGACTTCTAAAAACTATTTGCAAGAGACCAATGTGATCCCATTTGGTTATCATAGCACAAAAGGTTCCATTGCTGTACGAAGCAAGAATTCTTTTGAAATAGAAGATATGGTGTTTGAAAGAAGACGGAAAGGAAGACCACCTATTAACAGAGTTCAAATTGGGAGGTATCGTCCTATATATTCAAGAAGGGATAATTCTGGTGAGCCGCTGACATATAAGAGGACAACCTTAAGTGCAGGTGCATACGATAAACTCATCAAATCTTATATGAAGAATATTGATTCAACAATTATGTCTAAAGAGGAACCACATATCATTGATCAGTGGGAAGAATTTAAAGCGAGAAGTCGCACAGTCCAAAGTGAGAAAATAAAGCCATCAGCAACTGAGGATGAGGAAGAAAACCCTGAAACTGAAATGCTGTGGAGAGAAATGGAACTCTCTTTGGCATCAGCTTATCTTCTTGAAGAGAATGAG GATTCTCAGGTTCGAATTCCCACCGAGATCTTGCAAAAATCAACTGAATATTGCCAGCATGAATTCAAACTGGATGAAGAAATTGGGATTTTATGTCATATATGTGGCTTTGTGAGCACTGAAGTAAAATACATTACAGCACCATTT GTTGAAAATGTAGGCTGGACTGCAGAAATTAAGCCATTCAATGAACAAGATTCAGTGCTGAATCAAGGTGAAGGAGACTTAAATCTTTTTAGCAATTGTGTTTCCAATGAAGACATGTCTTTCTcagaagaaaataataataatgtctGGGCTTTAATACCTGATCTTAGAATGAAGTTGCACTTGCACCAGAAAAAAGCTTTTGAGTTCTTGTGGAAAAATATTGCTGGGTCCTTAATTCCAGCACGTATGGAGAAAGGATCCAAGAAGATAGGTGGTTGTGTTGTCTCTCATACTCCAGGAGCTGGAAAAACTTTTCTCATTATTGCATTCCTAACTAGTTACTTGAAGTTGTTTCCAGGAAATCGGCCTTTGGTCCTTGCTCCCAAGACAACACTCTATACTTGGTACAAGGAATTTATTAAGTGGCAAATTCCTATCCCAGTTCATCTAATCCATGGCCGCAGAACATATCGAGTGTTCAGGCAGAACACAGTAACATTTCGAGGAGGTCCAAAACCCAGTCAAGATGTCAGGCATGTTTTGGATTGCTTGGAGAAAATTCAAAAGTGGCATGCGCAACCAAGTGTTCTTGTCATGGGTTATACCTCATTTCTGACACTAATGCGAGAAGATTCAAATTTCGCTCACAGAAAATATATGGCTAAAGTGTTGCGTGAAAGTCCAGGACTCTTAGTACTAGATGAAGGGCACAACCCCAGGAGTACAAAATCAAGGTTAAGAAAGGTTTTGATGAAAGTCCACACTGATCTCAGGATATTGCTTTCAGGTACTTTGTTTCAGAATAATTTCTGTGAATATTTCAATACCCTTTGCCTGGCAAGACCAAAGTTCATAAGAGAAGTTTTGAAGGAATTAGACCCAAAGTTcaagagaaaaaagaaaggagAGGAGAAAGCAAGACATTTGTTAGAATCCCGAGCCAGAAAATTCTTCCTGGATAACATTGCAAGGAAAATTGATTCGAATGTAAGTGAAGAAAGAATGCAGGGTATAAATATGCTGAGAAACATCACAAGTGGTTTTATCGATGCGTATGAAGGTGGAGCTTCTGATGGACTTCCAGGTTTACAGATATACACTATATTGATGAATTCAACAGATATACAACATGAGATTTTGGTGAAACTCCACAGGATTATGGCTGCATACCCTGGATATCCACTGGAATTAGAGCTTTTGAtaactcttgcatcaatacatccTTGGCTGGTCAAAACTTCTAATTGTGTTAACAAATTCTTTAATTGGGCGGAAATGGTGCAGATTGAGAAGCTGAAGTTTGATTTCAAAAAGGGGTCCAAAGTGATGTTTGTCTTGAATCTTGTGTATCGTATAGTCAAGAAGGAGAAGGTTCTGATATTTTGCCATAACATTGCACCCATAAATTTATTTGTTGAATTGTTTGAGAACGTCTTTAGGTGGCAGAAGGGTAGAGAAATTATGGTCCTGACAGGGGACCTGGAGCTGTTTGAACGAGGAAGAGTGATTGATAAGTTTGAGGAACCCGTTGGTCCTTCAAGGGTGCTTCTCGCATCAATTACAGCTTGTGCTGAAGGCATTAGCCTGACAGCAGCTTCACGGGTAATTCTATTGGACTCAGAGTGGAATCCTTCCAAGACAAAGCAGGCTATTGCAAGGGCCTTCAGGCCAGGTCAACAAAAGGTGGTCTATGTGTATCAGCTCCTGGCAACTGGTACTCTTGAAGAGGACAAATATAGTAGAACAACATGGAAAGAGTGGGTGTCTAGTATGATATTCAGCGAGGCATTTGTGGAGGGACCTTCTCGCTGGCAAGCGGAAAAGATTGAAGACGATGTCTTAAGAGACATGGTGGAGGAGGACCGAGTTAAGTCATTCCATATGATAATGAAGAATGAGAAGGCTTCAACAGGATGA
- the LOC110645546 gene encoding SNF2 domain-containing protein CLASSY 1 isoform X2 — MKRKHLHESKHPFNTHPFEALNNGKWQDVELIEIKYGVMTIHFTDNHHVIEEKGPVSNIRVKSRQAMISDCTWFLRPGIDVCVLPSPQNEENSVVWADAKINSIERKPHESRCECQFFVKRYVNQGPLGSEKATLSKDIEVVGIDQICILQKLQKNPCEGQFYRWDFSEDCSCVQRTKLFIGKFSSDISWLVVASVLKEITFDVRAVQNKIVYQILGCDDDCSSIKYNNHLNSVNFNVDNDILTPIVLQFAPDDASEPGPALDMHKADSDETSPVYNVMNLRRSKRRNVQPDRFLGCDVPSEEEVGWVRTRPYTPEKWKKDEVFLPLSILFCPNASSSAQRTEGEMGVSSALESLDDIPVSRFKTKSRMVKSSMVKQREQQTELAIVPVPSESDPVAFEQFECPAKTSKNYLQETNVIPFGYHSTKGSIAVRSKNSFEIEDMVFERRRKGRPPINRVQIGRYRPIYSRRDNSGEPLTYKRTTLSAGAYDKLIKSYMKNIDSTIMSKEEPHIIDQWEEFKARSRTVQSEKIKPSATEDEEENPETEMLWREMELSLASAYLLEENEVRIPTEILQKSTEYCQHEFKLDEEIGILCHICGFVSTEVKYITAPFVENVGWTAEIKPFNEQDSVLNQGEGDLNLFSNCVSNEDMSFSEENNNNVWALIPDLRMKLHLHQKKAFEFLWKNIAGSLIPARMEKGSKKIGGCVVSHTPGAGKTFLIIAFLTSYLKLFPGNRPLVLAPKTTLYTWYKEFIKWQIPIPVHLIHGRRTYRVFRQNTVTFRGGPKPSQDVRHVLDCLEKIQKWHAQPSVLVMGYTSFLTLMREDSNFAHRKYMAKVLRESPGLLVLDEGHNPRSTKSRLRKVLMKVHTDLRILLSGTLFQNNFCEYFNTLCLARPKFIREVLKELDPKFKRKKKGEEKARHLLESRARKFFLDNIARKIDSNVSEERMQGINMLRNITSGFIDAYEGGASDGLPGLQIYTILMNSTDIQHEILVKLHRIMAAYPGYPLELELLITLASIHPWLVKTSNCVNKFFNWAEMVQIEKLKFDFKKGSKVMFVLNLVYRIVKKEKVLIFCHNIAPINLFVELFENVFRWQKGREIMVLTGDLELFERGRVIDKFEEPVGPSRVLLASITACAEGISLTAASRVILLDSEWNPSKTKQAIARAFRPGQQKVVYVYQLLATGTLEEDKYSRTTWKEWVSSMIFSEAFVEGPSRWQAEKIEDDVLRDMVEEDRVKSFHMIMKNEKASTG; from the exons ATGAAGAGAAAGCACTTACACGAATCCAAGCATCCATTTAATACACACC CTTTTGAGGCCTTGAACAATGGTAAATGGCAGGATGTGGAGCTCATAGAGATTAAATATGGGGTTATGACCATTCATTTTACTGATAATCATCATGTGATTGAAGAGAAGGGTCCTGTCTCAAACATTCGTGTAAAGTCAAGGCAAGCAATGATATCTGATTGCACCTGGTTTTTGAGGCCTGGTATTGATGTTTGTGTgcttccatctcctcaaaatgaagaaaattcagTG GTGTGGGCTGATGCTAAAATAAATTCTATAGAAAGGAAGCCTCATGAATCTCGATGTGAATGCCAGTTTTTTGTTAAACGCTATGTTAACCAAGGTCCTCTTGGATCAGAGAAAGCAACACTTAGCAAAGATATTGAAGTAGTAGGAATAGACCAAATTTGCATCCTTCAAAAGCTTCAGAAAAATCCTTGTGAAGGTCAGTTCTACCGTTGGGATTTCTCTGAAGATTGTTCTTGTGTGCAAAGAACTAAATTGTTTATAGGGAAGTTTTCCTCTGACATAAGTTGGCTAGTAGTGGCATCTGTTTTGAAGGAAATTACATTTGATGTGAGAGCAGTTCAAAACAAAATTGTCTATCAAATTTTGGGCTGTGATGATGATTGCAGctcaataaaatataataatcatTTGAATTCTGTAAATTTCAATGTAGATAATGATATTTTAACACCAATTGTGCTGCAATTCGCTCCTGATGATGCTAGTGAGCCTGGTCCTGCTCTTGACATGCATAAGGCTGATTCAGATGAAACATCACCAGTTTATAATGTTATGAACTTGCGGCGATCCAAGCGTCGAAATGTCCAACCTGATAGATTCCTTGGCTGTGATGTTCCTTCCGAAGAAGAAGTTGGCTGGGTTCGAACCAGGCCGTACACGCCAGAAAAATGGAAGAAAGATGAAGTGTTCTTGCCACTGTCAATTCTGTTTTGTCCAAATGCAAGTTCTTCTGCACAGCGAACTGAGGGAGAAATGGGAGTTTCTTCTGCATTAGAATCTCTGGATGACATTCCTGTTTCCAGATTCAAGACTAAATCAAGAATGGTTAAATCCAGTATGGTTAAGCAAAGGGAACAACAAACTGAACTTGCTATTGTTCCTGTGCCCAGTGAAAGTGATCCAGTAGCCTTTGAACAATTTGAGTGCCCTGCCAAGACTTCTAAAAACTATTTGCAAGAGACCAATGTGATCCCATTTGGTTATCATAGCACAAAAGGTTCCATTGCTGTACGAAGCAAGAATTCTTTTGAAATAGAAGATATGGTGTTTGAAAGAAGACGGAAAGGAAGACCACCTATTAACAGAGTTCAAATTGGGAGGTATCGTCCTATATATTCAAGAAGGGATAATTCTGGTGAGCCGCTGACATATAAGAGGACAACCTTAAGTGCAGGTGCATACGATAAACTCATCAAATCTTATATGAAGAATATTGATTCAACAATTATGTCTAAAGAGGAACCACATATCATTGATCAGTGGGAAGAATTTAAAGCGAGAAGTCGCACAGTCCAAAGTGAGAAAATAAAGCCATCAGCAACTGAGGATGAGGAAGAAAACCCTGAAACTGAAATGCTGTGGAGAGAAATGGAACTCTCTTTGGCATCAGCTTATCTTCTTGAAGAGAATGAG GTTCGAATTCCCACCGAGATCTTGCAAAAATCAACTGAATATTGCCAGCATGAATTCAAACTGGATGAAGAAATTGGGATTTTATGTCATATATGTGGCTTTGTGAGCACTGAAGTAAAATACATTACAGCACCATTT GTTGAAAATGTAGGCTGGACTGCAGAAATTAAGCCATTCAATGAACAAGATTCAGTGCTGAATCAAGGTGAAGGAGACTTAAATCTTTTTAGCAATTGTGTTTCCAATGAAGACATGTCTTTCTcagaagaaaataataataatgtctGGGCTTTAATACCTGATCTTAGAATGAAGTTGCACTTGCACCAGAAAAAAGCTTTTGAGTTCTTGTGGAAAAATATTGCTGGGTCCTTAATTCCAGCACGTATGGAGAAAGGATCCAAGAAGATAGGTGGTTGTGTTGTCTCTCATACTCCAGGAGCTGGAAAAACTTTTCTCATTATTGCATTCCTAACTAGTTACTTGAAGTTGTTTCCAGGAAATCGGCCTTTGGTCCTTGCTCCCAAGACAACACTCTATACTTGGTACAAGGAATTTATTAAGTGGCAAATTCCTATCCCAGTTCATCTAATCCATGGCCGCAGAACATATCGAGTGTTCAGGCAGAACACAGTAACATTTCGAGGAGGTCCAAAACCCAGTCAAGATGTCAGGCATGTTTTGGATTGCTTGGAGAAAATTCAAAAGTGGCATGCGCAACCAAGTGTTCTTGTCATGGGTTATACCTCATTTCTGACACTAATGCGAGAAGATTCAAATTTCGCTCACAGAAAATATATGGCTAAAGTGTTGCGTGAAAGTCCAGGACTCTTAGTACTAGATGAAGGGCACAACCCCAGGAGTACAAAATCAAGGTTAAGAAAGGTTTTGATGAAAGTCCACACTGATCTCAGGATATTGCTTTCAGGTACTTTGTTTCAGAATAATTTCTGTGAATATTTCAATACCCTTTGCCTGGCAAGACCAAAGTTCATAAGAGAAGTTTTGAAGGAATTAGACCCAAAGTTcaagagaaaaaagaaaggagAGGAGAAAGCAAGACATTTGTTAGAATCCCGAGCCAGAAAATTCTTCCTGGATAACATTGCAAGGAAAATTGATTCGAATGTAAGTGAAGAAAGAATGCAGGGTATAAATATGCTGAGAAACATCACAAGTGGTTTTATCGATGCGTATGAAGGTGGAGCTTCTGATGGACTTCCAGGTTTACAGATATACACTATATTGATGAATTCAACAGATATACAACATGAGATTTTGGTGAAACTCCACAGGATTATGGCTGCATACCCTGGATATCCACTGGAATTAGAGCTTTTGAtaactcttgcatcaatacatccTTGGCTGGTCAAAACTTCTAATTGTGTTAACAAATTCTTTAATTGGGCGGAAATGGTGCAGATTGAGAAGCTGAAGTTTGATTTCAAAAAGGGGTCCAAAGTGATGTTTGTCTTGAATCTTGTGTATCGTATAGTCAAGAAGGAGAAGGTTCTGATATTTTGCCATAACATTGCACCCATAAATTTATTTGTTGAATTGTTTGAGAACGTCTTTAGGTGGCAGAAGGGTAGAGAAATTATGGTCCTGACAGGGGACCTGGAGCTGTTTGAACGAGGAAGAGTGATTGATAAGTTTGAGGAACCCGTTGGTCCTTCAAGGGTGCTTCTCGCATCAATTACAGCTTGTGCTGAAGGCATTAGCCTGACAGCAGCTTCACGGGTAATTCTATTGGACTCAGAGTGGAATCCTTCCAAGACAAAGCAGGCTATTGCAAGGGCCTTCAGGCCAGGTCAACAAAAGGTGGTCTATGTGTATCAGCTCCTGGCAACTGGTACTCTTGAAGAGGACAAATATAGTAGAACAACATGGAAAGAGTGGGTGTCTAGTATGATATTCAGCGAGGCATTTGTGGAGGGACCTTCTCGCTGGCAAGCGGAAAAGATTGAAGACGATGTCTTAAGAGACATGGTGGAGGAGGACCGAGTTAAGTCATTCCATATGATAATGAAGAATGAGAAGGCTTCAACAGGATGA